The Triticum dicoccoides isolate Atlit2015 ecotype Zavitan chromosome 6A, WEW_v2.0, whole genome shotgun sequence genome has a window encoding:
- the LOC119316146 gene encoding uncharacterized protein LOC119316146 — protein sequence MVTQKLDATEFEILMPRDTYHCTEVYPLVFVKQFDNFLRHCANAFDGLRRPQLQNLRFGELDIQNILSTCKRLESLCFFECDVGIHSTLHVEHTRLLELLISYGEFKTMELHHLPKLQQMTCNVPSISDLYQEYWSEKIWVQRECPKVLTRVLAKLRFMNLDNLPEECDIAWTMFLLEAATSLEELCITLPEIDRLIKLPDDVLLNILERVGTLDAVRTCVVSKRTLKLPALLSQIVIVPSARDLRWKNRQVVDMTERILSTRSPQVPIRALKLRFMMTGDDHLRIGRSVALAMATQKVDAAEFEILTKRQYNDYSHDDLLSFAKLFNDFISECPAAFAGLTRLHLHNLRFGESDVPTILRTCTRLESLCFFQCDAGERSMLTLHHARLAELDITSGKFLVIRLGSLPNLQRMSYRNWQYDDHCPIALGFVPTLSNLDLSRGYAVDRALDLSKTLVKAPPISHLHLDFQSEKIWIRPECPKVLAPLLGKLRLVNLDNLPEECDIAWTMFLLEAAPSIEELSITVWGQKCQRKSQTSYSNGMDVKWELSTPDFKHMNLARLTIYGFQSNNNFMGYVKRVVQAAVNIKEVSLHDRKVCKVCVDKFFCLGVRPWSCLGTSEEADSFRKEITEVINARARARGMMMAMAMAMAMAMAIASAHKVFVSGSYLTDSGFIL from the exons ATGGTGACCCAGAAACTAGATGCAACCGAGTTTGAGATCTTGATGCCAAGGGATACCTATCATTGCACCGAGGTGTATCCCCTGGTCTTTGTTAAGCAGTTCGATAATTTTCTTCGTCATTGTGCAAATGCTTTTGATGGCCTCAGAAGACCGCAACTGCAAAATCTGAGGTTTGGTGAACTGGACATACAGAACATTCTAAGCACCTGCAAGCGGCTCGAGTCATTGTGTTTCTTTGAGTGCGACGTGGGGATCCATTCAACATTGCATGTAGAACACACTCGACTCCTTGAGCTTCTTATCTCCTATGGGGAATTCAAAACAATGGAGCTTCACCATCTACCAAAGCTCCAACAGATGACCTGCAATGTTCCCTCCATAAGCGATTTGTACCAGGAATATTGGAGTGAAAAG ATTTGGGTTCAACGGGAATGCCCGAAAGTGCTTACTCGTGTGCTTGCCAAACTACGGTTTATGAATTTGGATAATCTTCCTGAAGAATGTGATATTGCTTGGACAATGTTCCTTCTTGAGGCTGCAACATCTCTAGAAGAGCTTTGCATTACG CTGCCGGAAATCGACAGGCTAATCAAGCTACCCGACGACGTGCTGCTCAATATTCTGGAGAGGGTGGGCACGCTCGACGCCGTCAGGACCTGCGTCGTCTCCAAGCGAACGCTCAAGCTGCCCGCCTTGCTCTCGCAGATCGTCATCGTCCCCAGCGCCCGCGATCTACGCTGGAAGAACCGCCAGGTGGTCGACATGACCGAAAGGATCCTCAGCACGAGGTCTCCACAGGTCCCCATCCGCGCGCTCAAGCTCAGATTCATGATGACAGGCGACGACCATCTCAGGATCGGCAGGTCCGTCGCCCTCGCCATGGCGACCCAGAAGGTCGACGCCGCCGAGTTCGAGATCCTTACCAAAAGGCAGTACAATGATTACAGCCATGACGACCTCCTCTCCTTCGCCAAGCTGTTCAATGATTTTATCAGCGAGTGCCCGGCCGCATTCGCCGGTCTCACGCGGCTGCATCTGCACAACCTCAGGTTTGGTGAGTCCGACGTACCCACCATTCTTCGCACTTGCACGCGGTTGGAGTCGTTGTGCTTCTTCCAGTGTGACGCAGGGGAGAGATCAATGTTGACTCTACACCATGCTCGACTTGCCGAGCTTGACATTACCTCTGGGAAATTCTTAGTGATAAGGCTTGGAAGCCTACCCAACCTTCAACGTATGAGTTATAGAAATTGGCAGTATGATGATCATTGCCCCATAGCTCTGGGTTTTGTCCCTACGCTCTCGAACCTAGATCTATCTCGTGGATATGCTGTAGACAGGGCCCTCGACCTAAGCAAGACGCTTGTTAAGGCTCCCCCGATAAGCCATCTCCACCTGGATTTTCAAAGTGAAAAG ATTTGGATTCGACCAGAATGCCCAAAAGTGCTTGCTCCTCTACTCGGCAAACTACGGCTTGTGAATCTGGACAATCTCCCCGAGGAATGTGACATCGCCTGGACGATGTTCCTTCTCGAAGCTGCACCATCCATTGAGGAGCTTTCCATCACCGTATGGGGTCAGAAGTGCCAAAGGAAGTCGCAAACAAGTTACTCTAATGGCATGGATGTGAAGTGGGAGCTATCAACTCCTGATTTCAAACACATGAATCTGGCCAGGCTAACTATCTATGGATTCCAGTCCAACAACAACTTCATGGGATACGTCAAGCGCGTCGTTCAAGCTGCGGTGAACATCAAGGAGGTATCCCTGCACGACAGGAAGGTGTGTAAGGTCTGCGTTGACAAGTTTTTTTGTCTCGGGGTTCGTCCTTGGAGTTGTCTAGGGACCAGTGAGGAGGCGGATTCATTCAGAAAGGAGATCACAGAGGTGATCAATgcaagggcgagggcgagggggatgatgatggcgatggcgatggcaATGGCGATGGCAATGGCGATTGCTTCTGCTCATAAG GTCTTTGTGTCTGGAAGTTACCTCACCGACTCAGGGTTCATCCTTTGA
- the LOC119316147 gene encoding uncharacterized protein LOC119316147, producing the protein MSIQLLKVDRLIKLPDDVLLNILERLGTVRTCVVSRQTLNLPALLSQIVIDLGDLDLHRKNRGVADMTDKILSTRSPQIPIRNLKLRFIMRGDDHLKIGRAVALAMATQKIDAAEFDILTKDIYYRRSDADLLDSAKLFNNFIGAFAGLTRLHLQNLRFGESDIPNILATCKRLESLRLLHCDARKLPVLHVEHARLVELIFAYAKFSTVELGCLPELRRMTLHRWIFDNLDNPLILGYAPQLSKLTLAHAFIINRTLKLSELLVNVPSISDLHLDFQSEKVWVLPECPKVLARVLGKLRRVNLNNLPEECDIAWTMFLLEAAPSLEELCITVWDHKCQLESQKSYSQKTDVNWEPSNPGFKHNNLSRLTIFGFQPNDNFMGYVRRVTEAAENIKEVSLYDRKVCKHCVDKFPHLGVRPWSCPQTSEEVDSFRLEIAEVIKGRAMAVASTHKVGHDLKKASDNSI; encoded by the exons ATCAAACTGCCCGACGATGTGCTACTCAACATCCTGGAGAGGCTCGGCACCGTCAGGACCTGCGTCGTCTCCAGGCAAACGCTCAACCTGCCGGCCTTGCTCTCGCAGATCGTCATCGATCTCGGCGACCTTGATCTACACCGCAAGAACCGCGGCGTGGCCGACATGACCGACAAGATCCTCAGCACGAGGTCTCCACAGATCCCCATCCGCAACCTCAAGCTCAGGTTCATCATGAGAGGCGACGACCATCTCAAGATCGGCAGGGCCGTCGCCCTCGCCATGGCCACGCAGAAGATCGACGCGGCCGAGTTCGATATCCTGACCAAGGACATCTATTATAGGCGCTCCGATGCCGATCTTCTCGACTCCGCGAAGCTGTTCAACAACTTTATCGGCGCGTTTGCCGGTCTCACGCGGCTGCATCTGCAGAACCTGAGGTTCGGTGAATCGGACATACCCAACATCCTAGCCACCTGCAAGCGGCTGGAGTCGTTGCGTTTGCTCCATTGTGACGCGCGGAAACTTCCGGTGCTGCACGTAGAGCATGCCAGACTCGTTGAGCTTATCTTCGCCTATGCAAAGTTCTCAACAGTGGAGCTCGGCTGCCTGCCGGAGCTTCGACGGATGACCTTGCATAGATGGATATTTGATAACCTAGACAATCCCTTGATTTTGGGCTATGCCCCTCAGCTCTCCAAGCTAACTCTGGCGCATGCGTTCATTATAAACAGGACCCTCAAGCTGAGCGAGCTGCTTGTTAATGTCCCCTCAATAAGTGACCTGCACCTCGATTTTCAAAGTGAAAAG GTTTGGGTTCTACCAGAATGCCCTAAAGTGCTTGCACGTGTGCTCGGCAAACTACGGCGCGTGAATCTTAACAATCTTCCtgaggaatgtgacatcgcttggaCAATGTTCCTTCTTGAAGCTGCGCCATCCTTAGAGGAGCTTTGCATCACAGTATGGGATCATAAATGCCAATTGGAGTCGCAAAAAAGTTACTCCCAGAAAACCGATGTGAACTGGGAGCCATCTAATCCCGGTTTCAAGCACAATAATCTTTCCAGACTAACTATCTTTGGCTTCCAACCCAACGACAACTTCATGGGATACGTCAGGCGCGTCACTGAAGCTGCGGAGAACATCAAGGAGGTATCTCTATACGACAGGAAGGTGTGCAAGCACTGCGTTGACAAGTTTCCTCATCTCGGGGTTCGTCCTTGGAGTTGTCCACAGACCAGCGAGGAGGTGGATTCATTCAGACTGGAGATCGCAGAGGTGATCAAGGGGAGGGCGATGGCGGTGGCTTCCACTCATAAGGTCGGCCATGAT TTAAAGAAAGCATCTGACAACAGCATCTGA